From one Plasmodium yoelii strain 17X genome assembly, chromosome: 12 genomic stretch:
- a CDS encoding methionine--tRNA ligase, putative: MKYFFFFFFFFFEISLIIKVCNGINKNSCIGSLNFENIKNCFPSFFSKIKRKRYNNLESYNFLKTHLKKKKYIYHYLYGPKLSVLNRYSIVNTRNGKEPKLSNRIENGEEPKLPNRIENGEEPKLPNRIENGEKNKLPNRIENGEEPKLSNRMENGEKNKLPNRIENNEFSKSECCSKKIKEIFDYVNTNEENKKGIIITTPIYYGNDKPHIGHAYCNVLVDTIYRFEKIKNEENKKKIIFFSGMDEHGLKIDNKTKELNMDKNKYLNNISNFYKKMNEMLNVDINLFYRTSNLFHKTFVQNIWKYLLNKGYIYKDVYRGYYSINEERYLSEMEVEKMENQKKEKKEKGEKDEKNIATSNIIYIEEENSYFFNINKFKGFLINFYKSNENIISPSYLKKEIMYHIQNDFKNICISRYNTEWGIPIPDEQKGTIYVWFEALLSYISSIAYVIKLYYNSKDENFDLKNITQNEEGILCTYNDILNLVDTYNDLNNFENNKINLSNSKMDDKNNIRNLFKKIWNPYIQVIGKDILKFHGILYICLLNSLGIKIPENILCHGLIKNENKKMSKSLNNIISPFTLLEKYNKDVIRLYFIGSGNIYDDRNFKEKNLENFEFFLRNSVGNLLYRIVSLCIENNYKIIKKNNLYNFTILNEFKNSKTYLIKLFNNMEYPLLLEKLIMFIKKINKFYTYNEPWKIINNSTKFNFIIYEIFESIKFFSIFMYPFIPNISLSILKNIGFESIDNDSISINMLDNQTDKFVLTSLIKIV, translated from the coding sequence atgaaatatttttttttttttttttttttttttttcgaaataTCTTTGATTATAAAAGTATGTAATGGgataaacaaaaatagtTGCATTGGGTCTCTTAATTTtgagaatataaaaaattgttttccatcatttttttcaaaaataaaaagaaaaagatatAACAATTTGGAaagttataattttttaaaaacacacttaaaaaaaaaaaaatatatatatcactaTTTATATGGGCCCAAACTGTCTGTCTTAAATAGATATTCAATTGTAAATACAAGAAATGGAAAAGAACCCAAATTGTCGAATCGCATAGAAAATGGCGAAGAACCCAAATTGCCGAATCGCATAGAAAATGGCGAAGAACCCAAATTGCCGAATCGCATAgaaaatggagaaaaaaacaaattgcCGAATCGCATAGAAAATGGCGAAGAACCCAAATTGTCGAATCGCATGgaaaatggagaaaaaaacaaattgcCGAATCGCATAGAAAATAACGAATTTAGCAAAAGTGAATGTTGCAGCAAAAAGATAAAAGAAATTTTTGATTATGTAAACACAAATgaggaaaataaaaagggaATAATTATAACGACTCCAATTTATTATGGAAATGATAAGCCTCATATCGGACATGCATATTGTAATGTTTTAGTTGATACAATATATcgatttgaaaaaataaaaaatgaagaaaataaaaaaaaaataatttttttttctggtATGGATGAACATGGTTTAAAAATAGACAATAAAACTAAAGAGTTAAATatggataaaaataaatatttaaataatatttctaatttttataaaaaaatgaatgaaaTGTTAAATGTagacataaatttattttatagaaCTTCAAATTTATTTCACAAAACATTTGTTCAGAATATttggaaatatttattaaataagggatatatatataaggaTGTATATAGAGGATATTATAGCATAAATGAGGAAAGATATTTAAGTGAAATGGAAGTCGAGAAAATggaaaatcaaaaaaaggaaaaaaaagaaaaaggcGAAAAAGACGAAAAAAACATCGCTACGAGTAATATCATCTATATTGAAGAAGAGAATAGCTACTTTTTTAacataaacaaatttaaaggttttttaattaatttttataaaagtaatgaaaatataatatcaccttcttatttaaaaaaagagatAATGTATCATATTCaaaatgattttaaaaatatatgtataagtcGATACAATACCGAATGGGGAATTCCAATACCAGATGAACAAAAAGGAACAATATATGTATGGTTTGAagcattattatcatatatatctTCAATTGCTTATgttataaaattgtattataattcaaaagatgaaaattttgatttaaaaaatataacacaaAATGAAGAAGGAATATTATGTACTTATAAcgatattttaaatttagtAGATACATATAACGATTtgaataattttgaaaataataaaataaatttatctaATTCAAAAAtggatgataaaaataatattagaaatttatttaaaaaaatttggaATCCTTATATTCAAGTTATAGgaaaagatatattaaaatttcatggcattttatatatatgtctaTTAAATAGTTTAGGAATAAAAATTcctgaaaatatattatgtcatggattaataaaaaatgaaaataaaaaaatgtcaaAGAGTTTAAACAATATTATAAGTCCATTTACActtttagaaaaatataataaagatgTTATTcgattatattttattggaagtggaaatatatatgatgatagaaattttaaagaaaaaaatttggaaaattttgaattttttctTAGAAATTCAGTtggaaatttattatatagaaTTGTTTCATTATgtattgaaaataattataaaattataaaaaaaaataatttatataattttactattttaaacgaatttaaaaatagcaaaacatatttaataaaattatttaataatatggaatatccattattattagaaaaattaattatgtttataaaaaaaataaataaattttatacttATAATGAACCatggaaaataataaataattctacaaaatttaattttattatatatgaaatatttgaatctattaaatttttttctatttttatgtatCCATTTATTCCAAATATTAGTTTGtctattttgaaaaatataggTTTTGAATCAATTGATAATGATTCTATTTCTATAAATATGTTGGATAATCAAACGGACAAATTTGTCTTAACAAGtttgataaaaattgtataa